In one Geotoga petraea genomic region, the following are encoded:
- the ablA gene encoding lysine 2,3-aminomutase has product MRHFKDIPLYKDVTQEQWNDWKWQLQNRITDVESLKEVINLTEEEEEGIRNTLKTLRMAITPYYASLIDPDDPKDPIRRQAVPTSKELKVGRWDMLDPLHEDADSPVPGLTHRYPDRVLFLITDMCSMYCRHCTRRRFAGHKDGARTRAEIDAAIEYIRETPQVRDVLLSGGDALLAGIPMLDYILTELRKIEHVEIIRIGSRAPVVMPQIVTDELLNVLKKHHPIWLNTHFNHPNEITPESKEACEKLANIGIPLGNQSVLLKGINDSPYIMMELVHQLTKIRVRPYYIYQCDLSQGIAHFRTSVRKGLGIMESLIGHTSGFAVPTFVVDAPGGGGKIRLMPQYLVSETDGAVILRNYEGVITTYHEPEDTETDVDDEEYRKKYHLKGVAGLFEGGQVSMEPESLERGKRIKEWKAKHKEDLKDLR; this is encoded by the coding sequence ATTTTAAAGATATACCTTTATATAAAGATGTGACACAAGAACAATGGAACGATTGGAAATGGCAATTACAAAACAGAATTACAGATGTAGAAAGTTTAAAAGAGGTAATCAATTTAACTGAAGAAGAAGAAGAAGGAATAAGAAACACTCTTAAAACTTTAAGAATGGCTATTACTCCTTATTATGCTTCTTTAATTGATCCAGACGACCCAAAAGATCCTATAAGAAGACAGGCGGTGCCAACAAGCAAAGAACTTAAAGTAGGTAGATGGGATATGTTGGATCCCCTTCATGAAGATGCTGATTCGCCTGTTCCAGGCTTAACTCACAGGTATCCAGATAGAGTATTGTTTTTAATAACTGATATGTGTTCAATGTATTGTAGGCACTGTACAAGAAGAAGATTTGCAGGTCATAAAGATGGTGCAAGAACAAGGGCAGAAATTGATGCAGCTATTGAATATATTAGAGAAACACCTCAGGTTAGAGACGTTTTATTATCTGGGGGCGATGCATTGTTAGCTGGTATTCCGATGTTAGACTACATCTTAACAGAATTAAGAAAAATAGAACATGTAGAAATAATTAGGATAGGAAGTAGAGCACCAGTTGTAATGCCTCAAATAGTTACAGATGAATTATTAAATGTTTTGAAAAAGCACCATCCTATATGGTTAAATACTCATTTTAATCATCCAAATGAAATTACTCCAGAATCTAAAGAAGCTTGCGAAAAGTTAGCCAACATAGGCATTCCTTTAGGAAACCAAAGCGTTCTTTTAAAAGGAATTAACGATAGTCCTTATATAATGATGGAATTGGTTCATCAATTAACTAAAATTAGGGTAAGACCTTACTACATTTACCAATGTGACCTCTCTCAAGGTATAGCACATTTTAGAACATCTGTAAGAAAAGGGCTTGGAATTATGGAAAGTTTGATAGGTCATACTTCTGGGTTTGCTGTTCCCACATTTGTTGTAGATGCCCCTGGCGGAGGCGGAAAAATAAGATTGATGCCACAATATCTTGTTTCCGAAACAGATGGAGCTGTAATTCTAAGAAATTATGAAGGAGTTATCACTACTTATCACGAACCTGAAGATACTGAAACAGACGTAGATGATGAAGAATATAGAAAAAAATATCATCTTAAAGGAGTTGCAGGACTTTTTGAAGGTGGACAAGTTAGTATGGAACCTGAAAGTCTTGAAAGAGGAAAAAGAATTAAAGAATGGAAAGCAAAACATAAGGAAGACTTAAAAGATTTAAGATGA